In the genome of Nitrosopumilus sp., the window ATTGGCAAATCTTTTGGATGAAATTCCATATTATTTCTTACTTCTTTTTACTAATATTTTTTAAAAATATGTTTTTAGCGATCAAATTAAGTTAATTTTCTTAACTTGAAAGTCAAATCATGATTATGTCCACCACTTAACCGACTCTTTTGTCTTGATTCAATCATTGGCATCATTAGAAAAACTAGTCGTTCAATTAAGAGAAAAGAAACAAGAAGCAACCAAATTACGAAAAAAAGCTGAAGATCAACTCAAAGAGTTTCGATCTGCTGAAAAACGTTCTTCCTCCGGATTACAATCTTTGGATAAAAAAATTGAATCTGAAAAAGAGGAATCTTCTGATGTTTCTACTGTTCTAACTAGGAAAAATTCTCAATTGGAGAGTATTGCTAGATTAGTGGCTGCAGCAGAAGAACGCCTTGCTAGAGAAAAAGAGGCCATTGAACAGGCTGAACAAGAAATCGAATTTGCTGAAAACCCCTTAGAAAAACAAAATGCTGAGGCTAGATTACGCTCATTAAACAATCATGT includes:
- a CDS encoding ATPase V, whose product is MIQSLASLEKLVVQLREKKQEATKLRKKAEDQLKEFRSAEKRSSSGLQSLDKKIESEKEESSDVSTVLTRKNSQLESIARLVAAAEERLAREKEAIEQAEQEIEFAENPLEKQNAEARLRSLNNHVDELVEEIKNRQKTAKKISDDVDNYSDIKSKIVSKIQKQTKSKPSLRETKTASHKAAQKLLKEVERRIKTEDSVQKSLEKASLKLKELLANRKKSTAKKKTAAKKKPAKKKTAA